The Metabacillus schmidteae nucleotide sequence ATACAAATACCTATTTAAAGAAAATAATTACATTCTTTTCTTTACCTTAGATTCTTGTTTCATCTAGTGAAATTGTCACTGCAATTTGATATGTATCAATATCAATTTCTTCAATACAAATTGGACTATGGTCTACTTTATTAAGCCAATCTGTCATCTGTTCTATATCTTTTATTATTCCTTCAAAATCAAAAAAGAAACGCACAGTTTCTTCAGATGTATGTCCAGTATGTAATGTAATACAGACGCGATTTTCTCCTGTATTATCAACAACACTATCTAGTATATCCAAAAACTTTTCACTCCATTGAGTGATTGGTTCATCACATTGTGCAATATTTCTTGTTTCTCCCAGGACTTCGTATTCCAATAAATAGTGATGGTTACTCCAATTAAAGGTCATTAGATAACTAGCAAAAAGAGGCAGTTGTAAATTACACAGTTTTGACTCCTGTTGTGCTTCAATCACAATCTCTTCAATAATCTCTTGTACACGATCATATTTTTGTAAGGAAAGATTTCCTTTAATTAATTGCAATTTGTTCATCCAATCATGACGTGAATGACTTAAAAGATTAACTATATCTATTTCATTTTGTTTGTTTTTCATACATTTTCTCCCACTAGGTTATTTTCATAAAGGAGTTAAAACCGTTTTAGGCTGTATTAAAAATTATAACAAACATTGTTTTAGAAAATAAGAAGTATTTTCTAATTTACATAAATGTCATTTTAATAATAGCTAGAAATAATATGATGGAATTGTTTATATATCATTTGGTCAAGCTGGAGTTAATAGAAGATTAGAAATAGAAGCAGTATGTAGAAATTTGTTTATCTTCATCTACTAAAATCTATTTAGAAGTTAGCCACATAAAACTCGAAAAGAAGCCTTTAAAAAAACTCTAACCTTGTGTTAGGCTAGAGTTTTTCGTCTGCTTATGCTTCTTGAGCTACTGGATATACGCTAACTTTTTTGCGGTCACGTCCGAAACGTTCGAACTTAACAACACCATCAACTTTAGCAAATAGCGTATCATCACCGCCGCGGCCAACGTTTTCACCTGGGTAAATTTTTGTACCACGTTGACGGTAAAGAATTGAACCACCAGTAACTAATTGACCATCTGCACGCTTAGCACCAAGACGTTTTGAGATAGAGTCACGACCGTTTTTAGTCGAACCTACCCCCTTCTTAGATGCGAAGAACTGAAGATCTAATCTTAACATGAAGTTTCACCTCCTGCTTATTCATCTGATACCGAGATATATTGTCCATAATCTCTTTCAATTGTTTGGAGGGAGACCACCATACCCTCTAACAATAATTGCACTTTATCACTTATTGATTGGTCGAGTTTTGACGGGAGTTTTACTTGTAAAAACCCGCCTTCACCACCTTGATCAATTTGTGGTTCAATATTTGTCAGGGAAAGTACTGCATTTACAGCACCAAAGGTAACAGCAGAAGCTCCAGCACAAACAAGATCTTTGCCGTATTCATCGAATTCAGCATGTCCAGAGAGTGTGAACGATGTGATAAGTCCCTCATTTGAACGATAAATTCTAGCATTTATCATATCAAATCGCCTTACGCGTTGATTTTATCAATCACAACTTTTGTGTATGGCTGACGGTGACCTTGCTTTTTACGGTAGTTTTTCTTTGCTTTATATTTGAAAACAGTGATTTTCTTTTGACGACCTTGTTTTTCAACTTTCGCTGTAACAGTCGCACCGCTCACAGTTGGGCTACCAACTTGAACGTTGTCACCACCTACAAATAAAACTTTGTCAAACGTTACCGTTTCACCTTGATCAGCACCTAGTTTTTCAACGTAGATTACTTGACCTTCTTCAACCTTGATTTGTTTTCCACCAGTTTCGATAATTGCGTACATTCTTTGCACCTCCTATAAACTAAGACTCGCCAAAATCAGGTGAATGCTAAGCATTGCTTATAATACCTTGATCTGAGCGGTTGTAGCACGGGTGCGCTACAAGTCATAACATGTTACATCTTAACAAATCCCCATTGATTTTGCAACTAATTTTTATAGTTTTCAAGAACTAGCTGATGATTGCTTTTCCGTTATTGATCGTTCCTTACCCATTTGTTTTATACGGTAGGTTGGGACTTGTGAGACAACCTCAGTAAAAAAAATTTTATATCTCAACACATCCTCAAGTCTTTTCAAATGTTCATCATTTGTTCCCTTCACTAAGTTGATTACGTCCCCTGTTGCTTCAATCCACATTGCTTCTTCATCCATATATTGATATTCCCATAATTCTCGCTCTAATTTATATGCAACAGAGTCAGCTGAAATAATGCGACCTGTACCCCTGCATGTTTTACACATATCGGTCACATTACTTTCTAATGGCATTCGCATTTTTTTCCTCGTTATTTGTAAAATATTTAATTCTGTAAAGCCGATGACTTTATGCTGAACTCGATCTCTGTTCATTTCCCGTTTCATTGTCTCAAAAATCTTTAATTGATCTTGTTTATGCTTCATATCAATAAAGTCAATTAAGATGATTCCACTAAGGTTTCTTAACCGAATTTGTTTCGCAATTTCAATTGCAGCAAGTTCGTTCGTTTTCAGAACGGTGTCACGCATCGATAATTTCCCGGAAAATTTTCCGGTATTCACGTCAATAATCGTCATTGCCTCGGTTTGTTCAATCAATATGTATGCACCGTTTTTTAACCACACTAAAGGTTTAAGTATTTTCTCTATTTCTTGTTCTATTTTATATGCAGAGAAGATTCCCTCTTTTTGGTCATAATATTGAATGGATGTTTGCGGGAAAAGTGATTTAAGCTGCTGAACTCGTTCTATTTGATCACATATGATGTGATCCTCTTCTTTTACCACAATCTCAGATAAGATTCGGTCAATAAAGCTTTTCGACTCAAACACACAAACCGGCTTATCGTTTGTTTGTTTTATCACCTCTAAAAATTTCTTCTTTAATTGATTATATTCTTTTTCCAGTTCTTCCTTTGATCGCGCCTTAGCAGCAGTGCGAAAAAGAATCCCTTCCTGATCCTGTATAAACGTTTGTGCTATGTTAAAGAGAAGGTTTCTTGCCTGCTCATCCTGCACTTTTTTCGAAACCGCCAGATAATTCCCATAAGGCATATAAACAAGTAAATGACCACCAAATTCAAGATTCATAGTCAATTTTGGTCCCTTTTGTTCTGTCCCCGTTTTAACAACCTGAACGAAAACCCTTTCACCTTCTTTTATAAAATGTGAAATTGATTGATTTGATTCTGATTGATTTGCTAGTTGAAAACGTAAGGTATCGTTTCGGTGAAGATATCCATTTTGTGATAACCCAATATCAACAAAGGCTGCCTGCATACCGGGTAATACTTTTTTTACTCGACCAATATAGATATTGCCGACAATTTCATCTTCAGAGGAATAAGATTGGTGAATTTCTGCTACCTGTTCATCTTCAAAGATGGCACAACGAACTTCTCTGGCTTTTTCATTTATAATAATTTTACGCACGTCTTGTTAAACTCTCTCTTTCTTTGACTTTTCTCACCATTTTACTACAGGTTGCTTATTCTAGCATCTTTTCTAGGCTGTTTTGCAAACTTTGTTGTTTTTATTTAAGTTAATAGTTCGTTCCATTGCACTCCACTATAGAGTCGAAAAGTAATCAAAGCAACAATCCTTGCGAAAACAGCCAAATCAAAAATTAATAATCATACACAAGATCTCCAACTTTAGAGTCTGTTAATTTATTTGTAAAATATGCATGTAATAGTTCATTTTCATCCATCTCAGAGACCTTTGTTCCATTTCGTTCAACAATAATAAGATGCTTACAGCCGCGTTGAAATTGGAGAAGTACATGATAAATTAATTCGGATTCATCCACGACAATTGGTTTAATTAGATTTATTTGGGTTTGTTTGCCGTAATATCTCTCCATTAAAAAACGCAAACAACTATACATTCTATTTTTATGTTCATGATAAAGGCTATAGATAAGGAAAGTTGAGATAATCCACATATTCAAGTGGGTAGGAGACAATATGAGTATAGCTATTACGTAAAAAACTAAAAAGATGATGGAGGTCATCATCATATATGAATGAGCTTTTTGGTATGACCAATGCTTTGAAAATATAATAAATAATAGCTTACCACCATCTAATGGCCAAACAGGTAATAAATTAAACAAAAGTACAGATAGATTGTAAAATGTGAATAATTGATAATCATCTATATGAATAAGATGAGTCGTATAAAGAAGGAAAGCCACTCCCTGAAGCCATAAATGCTGAATAGGCCCGGCAAGAACAACAATACATTCTTCCCGTAACGACCGATTTCCATGCTCATCAACCTCAGCAACACCTCCAAATGGGAGCAGCATAATTGACTTTATCCTCCAAGAAAAAAAATGAGCACTGATTGCATGGCCCATTTCATGTACAAAAATAATGATCATTAAGAGGAATAATGGTTTAAAATTAGCAGTTATGACACTAATCGCAATCATAATCCATAACAAAGGGTGTATATGAACTTTACTGAGAAGTAAGAAGTATTTATGAATCAAATCGTATCACCTGTATTGGGTCAATAAATGAATCGCCCTTTTTAATAGCGAAATAGTAAGTACCCTTTTGATTTTCAGAAAGCTTGATTTTTCCTAATTCTTTTCCCTTCTCGACGAAATCATAGAGGGGAACATCAATTTTATCTAAGTTTCCATACCATGACTTTGTCCCATCAGCATGTTGAAGTACAATCGTAAGCCCTGTTCCTTCTTTTTCACCGGCCTCGATAATAATTCCTTCATTCATCGCTTCTACTGAAGGTTGATTCGTTTCCACCATAATACCTTGGCCATTATCTTTAAACGATTCTAATACCTTCCCCGATGCTGGAACAGCAAGCTGTGAAACTTGTGTTTCATTTCCTGATTTTTCAGTGTCTGATGTACCATTGTTAAATAATGCTAAAGGTTCACCAAACTGATCGTGATACCATTTAGATACAGTCGCAAATTGAAATTCTTCTTCAAGAGAGTATTGGACAACTTCTTTTGCCTTATCAAACAGCGGAGATCCATTTTTAAAAACAATTGCTGTGACTAATACTAGCACCGCTGAAAATAAAATTTTGAATATAAAAACTTCAGGCCGGAATAGTGGATGGGCATCTTTATGATTTCCCGGTCCACCTTCATAGGTAGGTGGTGAATATACACCGCCATAACGTTCTTCATCGCTCATAAAAAGCGAAGTTCTTTGTGAGGTCTCGTGGGTTTGACTACCTGCAAATCCTCGATCTCTCTTTCTTTTTGCAATTCTTTTTTTTACTTCATCCGCTCGATGACTCATCCCCATCCATCCTTTTAGCAAGTTTGTACAAGTGTATGCCTTGTCCTTATGGAATATGAACATTTTTAATCAGAGAAAAAAAGTGAATAAAGAATGGTAATAAAAAAAGACTAGAAATTCCTCCATACCACTCATTTGTGATAAAGTAAGAAAACTAGCCCTTAATCTATTTATCTATTAAATTAAGTTTTAAACACGAACACCGAAAAATCTTTTTAACTTAACAAGCATTCCTTTATTTGGTTCATCTAACGATTGTAATGGAACAGATTCACCTAAAATTCGTCTTGCAATATTTCGGTATGCAATCGCTGCACGATTGTTAGGGTCCATCGCAATAGGCTCACCATTATTTGAAGCTTTAATCACATCATCGTCATCTGCTACGATTCCAATCAGATCAATTGATAAATGAGTTACAATTTCGTCGACATCCAGCATGTCCCCGTTTTTCACAAGATGATTTCGAATACGATTGATCACTAACTTCGGCGGCTCAATATTCTCCTGCTCTAATAAGCCGATGATCCGGTCCGCATCACGAACTGCAGATATTTCTGGTGTAGTCACAACGATTGCTTTATCTGCCCCTGCGACTGCATTTTTGTATCCTTGTTCAATACCTGCTGGACAATCAATCACGATATAATCGTAATCTTGTTTCAGCTCATTCACTAATTTTTTCATTTGTTCCGGCTTCACAGCTGTTTTATCACTTGTTTGTGCAGCTGGCAATAAATATAACAGATCTTCAAAACGTTTATCTTTGACAAGAGCTTGATGTATTTTACAACGACCTTCTACAACATCAACCAAATCATAGATAATACGATTCTCGAGTCCCATTACGACATCCAAGTTTCGAAGACCGATGTCTGTATCTACTAGACAAACTCGTTTGCCTAATATAGCTAAAGCTGTCCCAATATTTGCTGATGTCGTTGTTTTACCAACGCCACCTTTACCTGAGGTAATGACAATTGCTTCACCCATTGTTAGATTCCTCCTTCAAACCTTGTTAAATTTGGTCGTAGATGAGTTAGTTGTTGTAATCTCTCAATTACCATTTCTTCATCTTCATTAAGATAAGCACATTCCATCTCAGACCCCTCATTAGGGATATGATCCGGTGCACGATTAATGATTTCCCCAATTCGCAGTTGTGATGGCTTCAAAAGAGAAGCTGCTATGACTGCTAGGTTATTTCCATCATTGCCGGCATGGGCAATTCCTTTTAAAGCACCTAAAACAAAGATATTTCCAGAAGCACTTACCTCTCCACCTGGATTAACATCACCAATGAGCAGTAAATCTCCTTTTACTTTCAGTATTTGCCCCGAACGAACTATTTTGGTCACTGACACAATTTCGGTTTCTCTTTTTAGCCTTAATGCCTCGTCCTTCGTAATGACATTGCTTTCTATGGATTCAACTAAAAGATTGCGCTTTTGTTTTATAACTGATTCTAGTTTTTCTCGCTGATTCGTATTAATTAAACGATTTCCAACCTTGACATTTACTCCAATAACAGGGCCAGTCTGTTGAACATACTGTTTTAAAGATAGCATCTCCTCTAATTCTTGGAGCAATTGGTCAAAAGAACATGAATCATCGAGATGCAACGTTAAGCCATCTTTCGTGCCTTTGATCGTAACATATTGTTGTTTTTGGACCTTCATGACGTTCACCTCAACGATTTTACTATTCGACAGAACTGCCCGAATTCCTTTTTTATGTGATAATAAAGTAGCATTTTTTTAAATGGGAGCCACTTTATCTGTATTTTTATCCTTACATTCAACAAAGTGAATGATCAATCTTCAGATTCAGCTTTTTTTAATTTCGTTAAAAACGATTTGAGTGGGAAAATAAATAGTAACGCAAAAACAATATTCAACCCAAGGGTTGTTAGTAGTCTTTTGGTTGTAAAATCATATAACGACATGTCAGTGGCACCTATTGCGTAATTAACCCCATATACATAAAACTCAAGAATTGCAATTGCAAGAGTCGACAAAAAGATGACAATTAAAACATGCTGATGAAGAACTTTCATTGCTTTTGAAACTAAGTAAGCAAGAAATGCATATGCCAAAAGATAGATCCCGATCACTTCGATATATACAACATCATACAAAAACCCAAAAATCAACCCGAATAACATTCCTTGTGTGCGATTTAAGTAAACTGTGATAAAGATAACAAAAACCAACAAAAATCTTGGGATGTATAAATAATCTTCACCTAAAAATGATATACTTACAAGTTGTGCAAAAGTACTTTCACTAATAAAGACAATAAGGACTAGAAAAGGAAGAATAAAACGTCTCAAAACTATTCCTCCTTTTCCTCGGCTTCAACAGGATCTTTAGATGCGGCCACACGGTCTGCGACCCATACACGATCAATATCATAAAAATTTGCTGTTGGTTTTACATAAGCCATTTGCTCTAATCCATATGAGTCGGGTTCAACTTCCATAATTTCCCCAATGATAATTCCGCTTGGGAAAACCCCGCCCTTTCCGGATGTTATAACCTTTTGACCTTCAACAAGTTTTACATCAGACTCAATTTTCCGAAGCAAAAGTGCTCCTTTTTCCTCATCGTAACCTTCTATTAAGCCTGTTACTGTTTCATTATTTTTCGTTGTTTCTTTGTTTTCCTCTTTATTATCTTGTTCATTCTCTTTTACTTCTGCAGGTTGTACTTCAGCTGAAATTCTATTTTTTAAATCAGTAGCACTTAATAACTGGACTGTTGATGAGAATTGAGAGGTTGATTTTACTTTCCCTATCAGACCTTGTGCTGTAACAACTGCCATATTAGGCTCAACGCCGTCTTGTTCACCTTTATCGATTGAGATATAGTCATACCATTTTTCAGGATTTCGCCCTATTACAGCTGA carries:
- a CDS encoding Spo0B C-terminal domain-containing protein, with the translated sequence MKNKQNEIDIVNLLSHSRHDWMNKLQLIKGNLSLQKYDRVQEIIEEIVIEAQQESKLCNLQLPLFASYLMTFNWSNHHYLLEYEVLGETRNIAQCDEPITQWSEKFLDILDSVVDNTGENRVCITLHTGHTSEETVRFFFDFEGIIKDIEQMTDWLNKVDHSPICIEEIDIDTYQIAVTISLDETRI
- the rpmA gene encoding 50S ribosomal protein L27 produces the protein MLRLDLQFFASKKGVGSTKNGRDSISKRLGAKRADGQLVTGGSILYRQRGTKIYPGENVGRGGDDTLFAKVDGVVKFERFGRDRKKVSVYPVAQEA
- a CDS encoding ribosomal-processing cysteine protease Prp, giving the protein MINARIYRSNEGLITSFTLSGHAEFDEYGKDLVCAGASAVTFGAVNAVLSLTNIEPQIDQGGEGGFLQVKLPSKLDQSISDKVQLLLEGMVVSLQTIERDYGQYISVSDE
- the rplU gene encoding 50S ribosomal protein L21; this encodes MYAIIETGGKQIKVEEGQVIYVEKLGADQGETVTFDKVLFVGGDNVQVGSPTVSGATVTAKVEKQGRQKKITVFKYKAKKNYRKKQGHRQPYTKVVIDKINA
- a CDS encoding Rne/Rng family ribonuclease, coding for MRKIIINEKAREVRCAIFEDEQVAEIHQSYSSEDEIVGNIYIGRVKKVLPGMQAAFVDIGLSQNGYLHRNDTLRFQLANQSESNQSISHFIKEGERVFVQVVKTGTEQKGPKLTMNLEFGGHLLVYMPYGNYLAVSKKVQDEQARNLLFNIAQTFIQDQEGILFRTAAKARSKEELEKEYNQLKKKFLEVIKQTNDKPVCVFESKSFIDRILSEIVVKEEDHIICDQIERVQQLKSLFPQTSIQYYDQKEGIFSAYKIEQEIEKILKPLVWLKNGAYILIEQTEAMTIIDVNTGKFSGKLSMRDTVLKTNELAAIEIAKQIRLRNLSGIILIDFIDMKHKQDQLKIFETMKREMNRDRVQHKVIGFTELNILQITRKKMRMPLESNVTDMCKTCRGTGRIISADSVAYKLERELWEYQYMDEEAMWIEATGDVINLVKGTNDEHLKRLEDVLRYKIFFTEVVSQVPTYRIKQMGKERSITEKQSSASS
- a CDS encoding M50 family metallopeptidase — encoded protein: MHKYFLLLSKVHIHPLLWIMIAISVITANFKPLFLLMIIIFVHEMGHAISAHFFSWRIKSIMLLPFGGVAEVDEHGNRSLREECIVVLAGPIQHLWLQGVAFLLYTTHLIHIDDYQLFTFYNLSVLLFNLLPVWPLDGGKLLFIIFSKHWSYQKAHSYMMMTSIIFLVFYVIAILILSPTHLNMWIISTFLIYSLYHEHKNRMYSCLRFLMERYYGKQTQINLIKPIVVDESELIYHVLLQFQRGCKHLIIVERNGTKVSEMDENELLHAYFTNKLTDSKVGDLVYDY
- a CDS encoding M23 family metallopeptidase; protein product: MSHRADEVKKRIAKRKRDRGFAGSQTHETSQRTSLFMSDEERYGGVYSPPTYEGGPGNHKDAHPLFRPEVFIFKILFSAVLVLVTAIVFKNGSPLFDKAKEVVQYSLEEEFQFATVSKWYHDQFGEPLALFNNGTSDTEKSGNETQVSQLAVPASGKVLESFKDNGQGIMVETNQPSVEAMNEGIIIEAGEKEGTGLTIVLQHADGTKSWYGNLDKIDVPLYDFVEKGKELGKIKLSENQKGTYYFAIKKGDSFIDPIQVIRFDS
- the minD gene encoding septum site-determining protein MinD; the protein is MGEAIVITSGKGGVGKTTTSANIGTALAILGKRVCLVDTDIGLRNLDVVMGLENRIIYDLVDVVEGRCKIHQALVKDKRFEDLLYLLPAAQTSDKTAVKPEQMKKLVNELKQDYDYIVIDCPAGIEQGYKNAVAGADKAIVVTTPEISAVRDADRIIGLLEQENIEPPKLVINRIRNHLVKNGDMLDVDEIVTHLSIDLIGIVADDDDVIKASNNGEPIAMDPNNRAAIAYRNIARRILGESVPLQSLDEPNKGMLVKLKRFFGVRV
- the minC gene encoding septum site-determining protein MinC is translated as MKVQKQQYVTIKGTKDGLTLHLDDSCSFDQLLQELEEMLSLKQYVQQTGPVIGVNVKVGNRLINTNQREKLESVIKQKRNLLVESIESNVITKDEALRLKRETEIVSVTKIVRSGQILKVKGDLLLIGDVNPGGEVSASGNIFVLGALKGIAHAGNDGNNLAVIAASLLKPSQLRIGEIINRAPDHIPNEGSEMECAYLNEDEEMVIERLQQLTHLRPNLTRFEGGI
- the mreD gene encoding rod shape-determining protein MreD — encoded protein: MRRFILPFLVLIVFISESTFAQLVSISFLGEDYLYIPRFLLVFVIFITVYLNRTQGMLFGLIFGFLYDVVYIEVIGIYLLAYAFLAYLVSKAMKVLHQHVLIVIFLSTLAIAILEFYVYGVNYAIGATDMSLYDFTTKRLLTTLGLNIVFALLFIFPLKSFLTKLKKAESED
- the mreC gene encoding rod shape-determining protein MreC; this encodes MPQFFLNKRLILLLVSVIVLVSLIGFSLKDDRQLSWPEQFLQDTVSVFQSIFHKPAAYVSNVFENIKDLKNTYEENELLKSRLDEYMQLEADLQDYKVENEKLKTELGKVSDLREYNPIYSAVIGRNPEKWYDYISIDKGEQDGVEPNMAVVTAQGLIGKVKSTSQFSSTVQLLSATDLKNRISAEVQPAEVKENEQDNKEENKETTKNNETVTGLIEGYDEEKGALLLRKIESDVKLVEGQKVITSGKGGVFPSGIIIGEIMEVEPDSYGLEQMAYVKPTANFYDIDRVWVADRVAASKDPVEAEEKEE